TAAAAGCATAAAGCATCCCTAAGTATACATGAAAAAACACCTAGTTAGAAggagaaaagaacaaggaaatcatgataactaatcaccaaatgagaaacaaaatcagTTGTTGAAAGATAtagattattaaaaaataaagacaatcttctctagtttcctctcacggtcctcaaaacttctatctttttttccctccatagacaccacaaaagacACGAAGGCATCATCTTCTACATAACAGCACTCCAAGCGCTGCCGACAGTCTCCCAACACGCATACAAGTCGACTACTCGTCTAAGCATAACCCAAAACAGCCCAAATCGAGTGAAGAAAACATGCCATGGCACATGCAACCTTGATTTAAGATCCTCTAACCTTTCCACTCTAAGAGAGAGCCTCATGAACCCTGGGTGTTTCTGTAACACCAGACTGTACCTAAGCTCTGGCTGGAACTCAAGCCTGAGGTTGTCTTCCTTTGCCCTTTGCACACTCTCCCCACTGCCAATAGCCTATCTAGTGGCAACCTCCTAATTATTTCTCACAAACATCTCATTGGCAGCCTGCCCAATCCTGGATCCTAGTCCTACTCTGGATTTTCCAACTAATGTTGACATCCCTGGCCTCCACCTCGGTCTTAGGAAGCAACCGTGGACGTTGAAGTCATCGAAGGATAGCACAGAGCAGAGTTAGGAGTAAGCTATGGTGATGGTGTGGTGGTGAAGGAATACGATGGCAGAGGTGAAGGGTTTAGCCTCATTTTGGTGGCTGTGCTCTGTAGTGCCAACTTCCTTCTTTTTCTGACTAGCAAAAGGTACTAttttttcttgtatttcatGCAAACAATCTTCCAACCCGCACTGTACCGGTGAGAATTGGCTTGGTAAGGATATAACTGGTGCGGTTTGCTGGATGATTTCCCTTGACTGACAATGATGGTTCAGTAGTCGGAACATCCCCAAAGCTGACTGCACCAAACCGTGAAATGCTCCTAGATGAGAGGATGGGGTTAGGGGTTTGAGGAGGGTGTTTGTTATTGCGGTGACACTACATTGTGTAGCATGTAGACACTGTCGCTGTTTGACTAAAAGTTTGAGACATAATTTAGTTTCAATACCTTGGGTGTGAATCTGCTTCTATTTCTTTacattaatttttgttcttgaTGTCATTAGTTTGTTCCAgcttacaaaatattttcttctcttcctacTTTTGTAGAGTGGAAAGTTAAGTTGGAAGAGTGTGAGAAGGAGATGCAGGAATGGAAGAACAAGACTTCTAGATCTACAACAAACATATCGAAAATTAATCGTCAGATATCTTCTAAAGTAAGACATGATGATTTTGTTCTCACCACCTGCATTTATGAATTCAAATTCCAACAAATGTTTTCTTGTTACAGGAGACACAGATTGAGCAGCTGAAGTCGCGGAGGCAGGAAATAGTAGAAAAGTGTGAATTAGAGCATATAAGCCTTCCGATGGAGACAGAATCCTCAACATCAGGACCAGTTTTTGATTTTAGTCAGCTTAATAGATCTCTTCTGCAGGATAGGAGACCTGCTGATCGAGAGAAGCTTGAGGTAGAATTTAAGCAAAAAATGGATTCTTTAATATCAGAAATGGAAAGAACAGCTCCAAATTTGAAGGCTCTAGATCAATATGAGGCTCtgcaagaaaaggaaagagctgTAACTGAAGAGTTCGAAGCAGccagaaaagaagagaaggataAAGCTGATAAGTTTAACTCGGTTAAGGAGGAGAGGTACTAGTTTTCGCTATACTGCTATGGTGACCTCAAAATTATGGCAAAGGTTTTTGTTATACAATATAGGTCAAGAATTAATTTACTGTTTTGGTAAGAGTCACTAACTCTAACATAGAACATGGAATGCTGGATATGAAACTTAATTTTCCCTAGGAAAATTGGTAAAATAGTTGGTTGCTCAAACATCATTGTAGATTCAAAGGATCCCTCAGCCTTGTACGCCTTGTACAGTGGACAGATGGTTCTCCAAGTTGATTTTGCCAAATAAAGTATTTAAGTGGTGAGGGAAAGCagtggaaaggaaaaaaataagaagggaATTATGTTATGTTTGTTTTAGGAGTATTTTGGGTTAACCATGGGGCATAAAAGTGCTTCATCACTATCAAAATTGAAACCTCAAAAATGGGCACCATATCAAAATTATCTGTAAGTAACCATCTATGTATTACTTTTGACATCTGAACAAAGTAGCAAATCTTGTCTCTGGTAAAAGAGAAATGTTCAAATTCTTTCCCTGCTCTAACAGCCATGTTAACTAAATACATTACTAGTATATCAGATCTTGCTAAAGTAGCTTTTCTCCAATGCAGTCTTGCTctagtctttctttttttggtgctCGCTTATAATGCTTATGGCAGTTGATGCTAATGAAACATTACTCAATTAGGATGGAGATTGTGTAACTAACCTTAGCTTCTATTTGTTCAGTGAATAAGGTGGAAGTGAAAAATAGATTTAGTACATGATAAAGATACGTTAAATGGATGAGCAATGCCTGCGGTTAGTCAAATCAATTAATCATAGAAGTTGAGGACAAAGGATTGGAAATTCTTTCTGGGCAATGGGTAGTGAGGAGAAATTAGAATGGGCGGAGTGAAAGAAATTCCTTGTCCTGGCCTAGATTTGAACAGAATGGAAAAGGATTATTTTTAAGAGAGATGTTAACAGAAGTggtcttttgtctttttaataAGTGAGCTTATATGGGAAATTCCTTATTGTTTAGCCATTGGGCCTTTTCAAGTCAAAAGGGGAATTAaaagtttctttattttattggatGAGCAAAAGAATTATTTGCAGAAAAAGAGGCAGACTTAAAGTACACGGGAAGTATTCAAAGACCTCACCCTAGTAAAACAAAGTGACACCTGAGACAGAGAGAATCTAAAATATCTCAGAAGGTTCCGGTGGAAACAGATGTCTGATGAACTGATTACCAAGAAAATGAAGTTTCTAAGAGTACCATCTGAAGTCTATTCAACAGGATTGTGATAGTCTTGTAGGCTCTGATATCCTGCTCATTTTGAGCAGATCGCATCAAGTACAACAAGATTGCCATCCAAGCTTTGCTTCCTTTTCCTTTACCAGTCACCCATCTCCAACTTCCCTGCAAGTCAAACACAGACCCAAGCTACACTGAACAGAGAGAAACATCTAGGAATCTTGCCCAACAAGCAGTCAAATGATTACGCAAACTGTTAACTGGTTCACCATCTATTATACACAGCAATAATTTGGAATTAGTtgctttagttttctttttatcaagtCATCCGTAGTTAATATCCATCCCAAAGCTGCTGTATTAACAAAATGAAATTTCTAATTGCTCATTACTAGTTTTGTTTCCAAACCGGTTGAATTTACTTAATTTCAGATATTTATTATGCATTTTTGGTGCAGGCCATGCAATGTTTTTGTGTTTATGCATTATGTTGtcaataatttatatatattagtcttGTATATCAGTGATCGAGTCAGTTCTTTGATTGtcgaattattattattttttaagtgaatAGATCCTATTTAAAGAAGTGATTCATTGATAAGCATCATTTGTTTGTGAAAAATGATGATGGCACGCAATACTCTTCTTGTTGCCCAATTTGGTTTTCTTTGAGATGCTTCACCTGCTTGTTCCTTTTTTCACCACCTCTATTTTAAAGGGCATATTAATTTTCTTGTCTTAATACCTGCATCTAACTTTATTTGAACTTATTATTAATCAtctagaattttaatttttgaagcctACTTGAACCTGAGAGCATTTCAAATGTTACCATTACTGCACTCTTAGGTGAAGGCATGTAGCGCACACTATTGTCTTGGTTTATGAAGTGTATTTTCAGCCTATATATCATAGTTGATACTGTTGTCGAAAATGTGATTCTTCTTATTTATTGTCCTTGCTACCATCTTTACATGTGGTTAAACATACTTTGGCCAATCATCTTTGGACCAAATGGCATCTCCTTCCACCTCTAGTAAGGGGCAGGGGATGTGGTCAGAGGTTCTATCTCGTATGGGTGCGTGAGTTGCAGTTACTATCAAAGAAACGTACCTGAATTTGTTTTTGTGGATACAGGTATAGGTTGTTTATGGATGCTTTCAACCACATTTCTAGCAACATTGATAAGATTTACAAACAATTGACGAAGAGCAACACACACCCATTGGGTGGGACAGCGTATTTAAACTTGGAAAATGAAGATGATCCGTTTTTACATGGCATCAAGTACACTGCTATGCCCCCAACAAAGCGCTTTCGTGATATGGAACAGCTATCGGGTGGGGAGAAGACAGTCGCAGCACTTGCATTACTTTTTTCCATCCACAGGTATGCCTTAGAAGAACATAGCAGTTTTTATTTATGTCGCAGATGCACAATATACCCGGGTAGGCAGACATGCATGCGCATGCACATGCACACATTGAATATTTCGAACTTTCCAAGATGAGGAGATAGCCTGCTCTCAATAGTTTTGTATATCCTTAATTTGGGTTGTGGAATTGGGGATTTCTGACCCATTTTGCAAATGCCTTTAATCAAAAGATTACAGTTCGAATTGGGATTTTAAGATAGTGTTTAGTTAATACACGCAGTTATGGCTGGGGGTATGGCATCATCCTCATCTAATTTCACTCAACTCTTGCTTCATCGGTCTCTGACTTGCTTTTTTATGTTCTCGACCTTTTcatccccattttttttttccctctctgtAGTCTCTATTTGCTTTGCTTTCTAGCTGCTCTTAGCTATGTTATGTTGCTTAAATACATACCTGACAAAAATTGATCTTGTTATTTTAAACACTAGGAAGTTTACTCTTTCCTATGCATAAAATTAGTTACACGAATTAATGGGTTTTCACTTTCCTTGTATGGATGGTTTCAGTTATAGGCCTTCACCATTTTTCATATTGGATGAAGTTGATGCCGCATTGGATAACTTAAACGTGGCCAAGGTTGCCGGATTCATTCGTTCAAAGTCATGCGAGGGAGCCAGGGGTAATCAGGACGCTGAGGGAGGCAATGGATTTCAAAGTATTGTGATATCACTGAAAGATAGCTTTTATGATAAGGCTGAAGCTTTGGTTGGGGTTTACAGGGACTGTGAGAGGGGGTGAGCTTTTTAACAGTTTAATAAAGatatttctttttcccttcATTTTTGGTTTTGATCCAGAATGTCAACCAAATTATCCTGCCATATAATAATTATGCTTACTTTTTCCAGTTGCTCAAGAACCTTGACATTTGACCTGACCAAGTACCGGGAGTCATGAAGGCACAACTAAAACCAGCAGCTAGTCACCTTCTTGTTATGTAAAGAAGTTAGTTACTCTTACTCTAAAATTACTGTAAATATGGCTAATTGCATGGTAGATGGTAGTCTTATTAGATTTAAGAATCATTGATGTTGGATGTATTCTGTCCAAGGATGTGCAAGACAATGTCACCCACCAACCAATCTGATAGTTTCTATTCTGAAAAATATATTGGATAATCTCAAGCTTACAAGCATGTTTTCTGGACCCAGTTCATGGCTTAATTCGTTCCATCTTGATTTAGAGACTCTTGAAGAGAGGGAGGGAAGAGCAGGACCCGAAAATTGATGTGCATTCAAATTACAATTGACCATATGTTCTTTGGTAATGTTAATGTTGCTTCGTTAAAGTGCCAATGTGGTTGCACTCGTCCAGAAGTGGCTCAAATACTAATATTAGAAGGCACTGCTCATGAACCCTTCAGCAACATGCAAGCTTAAGCTCAAGGAAGGAAAGGTGGGAAATCTTGCTATGTTCTTGGGGTTCTTGCAGGGCTTCTCTTGTTCTCTGAGCCTGTGTGTGTGTGCAGCTCAGGTCAGTGTTCTTCTTGCTGGATTTGCTGAGATGGTCCGATATTGGTGAAAAGTAAGGAGAAAAGGGAGGAAAACAATACTCATAATTTTCATGGTTATGTAATGTGATTATGTTCACAGGAGCGAGCTGCTATATTTTCtatgttaataaaaaattagggttacAATATATATAGAGTCGGTATTTGAACTCTCCAATACATCCTTTTCGAACAGCGGTAGGCTTTGTTCCTCGTTTCCCCCAACCTATTATTTGACTCGGCGTACCAAACTTAAAATATGCTGCAATGGGCCTTCAGGTTCCGCTTTGCCCCCACTCATGAGGCCTAATAAGGctataaactattttttaccCTGAATATGAGCCGCCATCTTTCTCAGTACTTCTCGTACCTGGTACCCTCGGGATAGAGCTTATGTTGCTATAAAACTGAGTTCTCAAGTACTGCTTCTCCAATTTGGGAAAAGTCGAATACATTGTAACAATGAGGCTGGTGGAGTTCATTGGTTTATAGAAACACCTTTTGGACGCCAACTTGTAGAAAAATTCCAGAAAATTACTATTGTCGCTTCTCAACATGGTTAAAAGTCTATTTCAATGTTATTCAAAGTGTAGACATGAgacttacaaaaaaagaaaaagaaaaagtgtagACATGAGAATTTCAATATGGTCGTTTACTTCATCAAAAGAGTTTTGTCTTAAAAGTAAGTTTCTTTTAAGGCATACGGCTTTCTAGAGGGGAAAAATACTTTATAaagatttttaacaattttattgttTGGGTTGCTAGTCATTTGGGTAGCAAATATGAATGAGCCTCTACGGGGACTACTTGCCCGATTAGGTATTTGGCAGCCAGCCTTCTTGTTTGGACAAGTGGGCTCATGAGTCATGATAGGAATTCTTGCACATTTACTATTCGAATTGTTAGCAATCTAGGTAGGAAATTGCTAGGGATTCAGATCCAAAATACTTTGGGTActataacttttattacaatCTTCTTATAAACTCATATGACAATATCTTAATAGCGAAAAAACTAGAACAATGTTACTTTTTATACCCATTTATCACCCATGTCACACCGTACCTACTGGTATGACGTGTTTTAAGCAGCTGACAATGTtaactacttaaaaaaaaaaaaaaaaaaaatcttatttttcaattgataagTTAGTAGTTGACCATGCACtcttaatcatttcattaaCTATGGATTGTCACGTCGGTTTGTAAAGAGATTGTAATAAAAACTGTAAGATCCCAATTaaacattttctaaaatttaaacaaaatttgattcataaatttaattatttagtgatcGACGTGATAAGTGTCATCAAAACTGCTGAGTCACTTTGTGAAAAACTTGGAATAAAATGTTCTAGTACTTCTAGCAATATCTATACAGTTGGATATATAGGATATTCTCCCaccggatatatatatatatatcttatcgTCAATTAGTGTATAATTAAATTAAGGGGAAGCAAATTAAGAGTCAAATGGAAATATCATTAATAGTATCTACGCGCATTTCTCTTAATAGTATTCCCTAACTGTCACCCATTTTCCATCCATTGCAGCCAGTAATTTCACATCTGCCAGATCATTAAGGGGTTAAAACACAACTAACCGTTAGTTACGTACGTACTGTCATAACACACTATTCCTAAGTTTGGCACTGACAGCCAACGTACGGTTCTTATTTGGAAATCAATTTTTCTTGGTGGAATCATTTTCTTGTTCCATAGAAATAGCTAGGCAAGGGAATCTCATGTACTTAATCTCTctggctctctctctccctcggaCCATTGAATCTGGGCACCTCAGGACTCCAGTTTCTGGCGAGTCCCCTACTCAGGTAGCTGGGATTTTGACCAGGCTAGGGAGGAGGGAGCTTCAGATCAAGCAAAAATGGCGGAGAAAAATGAGACAACCCACGATGATCAGAATGAAAATGAGAAGACCCAAAATTGCAATGGGGATGATGGTCATGacagtgagagtgagagtgagagtgagaatCAGAGCGAGAACACCCACATAGACCAAGAAACCGATGACGAAGATGAAAGCACTTCTTCTGTTGAAATGAAGCGCAAAAAGAAGGAGGCTTTGTTGGGACTCCGGTGCAAGGTGGAAGACGCGATTCGTGGGAATTATCTTATGGGGGGGAGAGCAGGGAAAAACCAGCTTTTAGCGAAAGAAAGAGAACAACTTGAAGATATCACCCTTTGGGGCGTGCCTTTATTGCCGACCAAAGGCCACGCAGGGACAGACGACGTGCTTTTAAAATTCTTAAGAGCCAAAGACTTGAAGGTTTCCGAGGCTTTCGAGATGCTCCAGAAGACGCTGAGATGGCGGAGGGAATACCAGACGGACATGATTCTTGAAGAGAAGTTGGGGTCTCATCATCTTGAAAATGTTGTGTGCATGAAAAGCAGAGACAGGGTGGGTCGCCCTGTTTGTTACGTTAAGTATGGGGCTTTCAAGGACAGGGAATTTTACAGGAAAATATATGGGACGGAAGAGAAATGCAACAAGTTTGTAAGGTGGAGAATACAGTGCATGGAGAAGTGTATCGAGGAGATGAGCTTCGAGAGTGGAGGTGTCAACTCAATTGTGCAGATTTCAGATTTAAATAACTCCCCACGCCAAAAAGTGAAAGAGCTTCGTTACGTTAGGAAAAAAACTATGATGCTGCTTCATGACAATTATCCTGAGCTCATTCACAAATTTGTAAGTGCGTCGATCTATTTATATAAACAGATAACCAACTTATATACGTACGTACAGTTGCATTCATGCATGAATAATTAGgttgtttttggttttattcATCATTTTTGCCCAAACTCAATTAGGgtaagggttagggtttaataaAATTAGGTTATTAGTTTTAGTCtatttaaatttgagaaaaccTTCAATCCAGAGCATATGTACGTAAAACACCAATTTTACAACATTCAATAAGAATTTGGCACATCATTTAAAAGGCACTAAATACACTAGAGCCTAAAACACTGGATTAtcactttttttatttccttctaACCCTAGTGAACCAACTCTCAAACCATCCCACCTCTCCCAGTCGAACGCCACCGCCAGAATCCATAGAGTCACTGTCGGAATACACCAAAGTCCACAGTTGGAATCTATCCAATTTCAGGTAGATGAGAAcatagagagatagagaaagagagagagagagagagagagagctcggATCCGTGATGGTTGATGGCTCCCACTGTGGATAGACATGCCAATCCCACAATGAAGAAACTCCAGGCCACTGGCTCTTGGCGGGAATACTGAGCAACTTGAAAATATGAAGCAACTTGTGGAACTCGGAGTCTTCGAGAAAGAGGGCTTGGCGTTTGACCATCTCGGCGAAGATGCATCCGATGGACCAGATGTTGACCTCGGTGGAGTAATGCGCAGATCTGAGAAGAACCTCGGGAGCCCTATACTAGCTAGAGAGTGACAATCTTGTGGGTGTAGCTCTCGAGAGGAACGGTGAAGGCGCGACCGAGGCCTAGATCGGTGATCTTGAGGATCTCCCTGTCCTTGTCGACCAGCAGATTCTAGGGCTTGAGATCGAGGTAGTGGCCCTTGCCCAGATCTGGCCAAATCAATGGTGGGTCGGGGGttaaggaaaagaagaaagagtcgACCGTGGCGAGGGTGGAGCTGGCCGCTACAGTCGTCGGTGGTTGAGAACGGCTGTGAGTGTTCATATCTGGCTAGACCATGAAGGGAAAAAGACGAAATTAAAATGTCCCAATTCGTTGATGGATTGGCTGCTTTCATCCTTATTCTATCTGGTGTTTTTAGCTGATGTGACAAAGTTTAATTGGAGGCTATAAAATGGAGTTTTACTGATGGTCCGATAGAAGGGGCTCTTTTTAAATTTCCTTTTGTACTCCAATAGAGATTGGAGTACTTAATGAATGATATGATTGACCATATTCTTCATCTTCTCGATCTGTTCTTTCTCGATGGTGAGAAAAGTCTCTTCCTCTTTGGACTGTATAATGAGGAGTTATTAATTCGCTGTGCAGATTATTATAAATGTGCCATTCTGGTACCGAGCATCCCATTTGCTGCTCTCCCGGTTCTTCAGTccgagaatgaagaaaaaattcGTCTTTGCCAAACCATCAGAAGTTACAAAGACCCTAATCAAGTGAGCATACTAATTACAACTTCTATAATAAGATGTTATTTTCTGTGACGTTGCAAATGTTTGATCCAAGTTTGCTTTAAAACCCAATAAGGTTTATTGCCCCAGAAAATCTTCCAGTCCAATATGGTGGTCTCATGAGAGAGAACGATGCTGACTTCACTCCCGCAGAGAAGGCTTCAGAGCTTATCATCAAAGGAAAGTCAACTGGGTT
The Alnus glutinosa chromosome 14, dhAlnGlut1.1, whole genome shotgun sequence genome window above contains:
- the LOC133856851 gene encoding patellin-6-like — encoded protein: MAEKNETTHDDQNENEKTQNCNGDDGHDSESESESENQSENTHIDQETDDEDESTSSVEMKRKKKEALLGLRCKVEDAIRGNYLMGGRAGKNQLLAKEREQLEDITLWGVPLLPTKGHAGTDDVLLKFLRAKDLKVSEAFEMLQKTLRWRREYQTDMILEEKLGSHHLENVVCMKSRDRVGRPVCYVKYGAFKDREFYRKIYGTEEKCNKFVRWRIQCMEKCIEEMSFESGGVNSIVQISDLNNSPRQKVKELRYVRKKTMMLLHDNYPELIHKFIIINVPFWYRASHLLLSRFFSPRMKKKFVFAKPSEVTKTLIKFIAPENLPVQYGGLMRENDADFTPAEKASELIIKGKSTGFIEFPVTEAGVTMVWDITVVGWDVSLKEQFIPNDEGSYKILIRNQKKMGESVRNSFYICETGRVVITIHNDTFKKRRVLYRSKAKPTLPIYHSSPCLSS